One window of the Roseovarius sp. THAF9 genome contains the following:
- a CDS encoding cobalamin-binding protein — protein MKTFPPERIVCLTEETVETLYLLGEQDRIVGVSGYAVRPKGVRQEKPRVSAFTSADIPKILALQPDLVLTFSDLQADIAAALLREGIAVMGYNQRDLHGILAMIRHLGATVGQEAKAAQLVDHYRDRLAQVAANAAGKPRPRVYFEEWDDPMISGIGWVSDLIEIAGGQDVFPELATKDKARDRFVTSDQVIAAAPDIIIGSWCGKKVRPEKIAARPGWDAISAVRDNRIFEIKSPLILQPGPAALTDGLNAIVAALA, from the coding sequence ATGAAGACCTTCCCTCCCGAACGCATCGTCTGCCTGACCGAGGAAACCGTCGAAACCCTTTACCTCCTGGGCGAACAGGACCGCATCGTCGGCGTTTCGGGCTATGCCGTGCGTCCCAAGGGCGTGCGGCAGGAAAAACCCCGTGTCTCGGCTTTCACCTCCGCCGACATCCCCAAGATCCTCGCACTCCAGCCCGATCTCGTCCTGACCTTCTCCGACCTTCAGGCCGACATCGCCGCAGCACTTCTGCGCGAAGGCATCGCCGTCATGGGCTACAACCAGCGTGACCTGCACGGCATCCTCGCCATGATCCGCCACTTGGGCGCCACTGTCGGGCAAGAGGCCAAGGCCGCCCAACTGGTCGATCACTACCGCGACCGGCTGGCACAGGTGGCCGCCAACGCCGCCGGCAAACCCCGCCCCCGCGTCTATTTCGAGGAATGGGACGACCCGATGATTTCCGGCATCGGCTGGGTCTCGGACCTGATCGAGATCGCCGGCGGGCAAGACGTCTTCCCCGAGCTGGCGACCAAGGACAAGGCCCGCGACCGTTTCGTCACCTCCGATCAGGTCATCGCCGCCGCGCCCGACATCATCATCGGCTCGTGGTGCGGCAAGAAGGTCCGGCCTGAGAAAATCGCCGCCCGCCCCGGTTGGGACGCCATTTCGGCCGTCCGCGACAACCGCATCTTCGAGATCAAGTCGCCCCTCATCCTGCAACCCGGCCCCGCGGCGCTGACCGACGGGCTCAACGCGATCGTGGCGGCGCTGGCCTGA
- a CDS encoding paraquat-inducible protein A translates to MRETQLPLDDMIVCPQCDAAYSLRRPDVGERARCARCGTALITPRRKAGLQIIALSLTVAILIVAATVFPFLTITAAGTSNSVSILDAALAFSDGPLIALSLATAALIVFVPLARVLLSMYVLVPIVLDRPPARGATQAFRLSEAMRPWSMAEIFAIGCAVALVKITDLADVGFGPAFWMFCALVFLVVVQDNFLCRWSVWNSLEKPKT, encoded by the coding sequence ATGCGCGAAACTCAGCTCCCCCTGGACGACATGATCGTCTGCCCGCAATGCGATGCGGCCTACAGCCTGCGCCGGCCCGATGTCGGCGAGCGGGCCCGCTGCGCGCGCTGCGGCACGGCCCTGATCACGCCCCGGCGCAAGGCCGGGCTCCAGATCATCGCGCTGTCGCTAACCGTGGCGATCCTGATTGTCGCGGCCACCGTATTTCCCTTCCTGACGATCACGGCGGCGGGCACGTCGAACTCCGTCTCGATCCTCGACGCCGCACTGGCCTTCAGCGACGGCCCCCTCATCGCGCTGTCGCTGGCCACGGCGGCGCTGATCGTCTTCGTCCCGCTGGCACGCGTGCTTTTGTCGATGTACGTGCTTGTGCCCATCGTGCTGGACCGCCCCCCGGCGCGCGGCGCCACGCAGGCGTTCCGCCTGTCCGAGGCGATGCGGCCCTGGTCCATGGCCGAGATTTTCGCCATCGGATGCGCGGTGGCTCTGGTCAAGATCACGGACCTTGCCGATGTCGGCTTCGGGCCCGCCTTCTGGATGTTTTGCGCCTTGGTCTTTCTTGTTGTGGTTCAGGACAATTTCCTGTGCAGGTGGTCAGTATGGAACTCGCTGGAAAAACCGAAAACGTAA
- a CDS encoding paraquat-inducible protein A encodes MELAGKTENVKSARELGLVACTRCTKVWPAGTETCGRCGKHLESRDSTSLQRVWAYWIVGFLCYIPANMYPMLQTRTLLTVQEDTIVGGAIELFHYGSPGVALIILIASVAIPVAKFLAIAFLAVSVVRVSSISMHQRQLLYEVVEYIGRWSMIDIFVVAIMSSLVQLNTLAAITPGRASLFFALSVIFTMLSAQAFDSRMIWDVQSGNPDTSDNSATSDRTAT; translated from the coding sequence ATGGAACTCGCTGGAAAAACCGAAAACGTAAAAAGCGCCCGCGAGCTGGGCCTCGTCGCCTGCACCCGCTGCACCAAGGTCTGGCCCGCCGGAACCGAAACCTGCGGCCGCTGCGGCAAGCACCTGGAATCGCGGGACTCCACCAGCCTGCAACGAGTCTGGGCCTACTGGATCGTGGGTTTCCTCTGCTACATCCCCGCCAACATGTACCCGATGCTGCAAACCCGCACGCTTCTGACCGTGCAGGAAGACACCATCGTCGGCGGCGCGATCGAGCTTTTTCACTACGGCTCCCCCGGCGTGGCGCTCATCATCCTCATCGCCAGCGTCGCCATCCCGGTGGCAAAGTTCCTGGCCATCGCCTTTCTCGCCGTCTCGGTCGTGCGTGTCTCCAGCATTTCCATGCACCAACGCCAGCTTCTCTACGAAGTGGTTGAATACATTGGCCGCTGGTCCATGATCGATATTTTCGTGGTTGCCATAATGTCGTCGCTGGTGCAGTTGAATACATTGGCCGCGATCACACCCGGCCGCGCCAGCCTGTTCTTTGCCCTATCGGTTATCTTCACCATGCTTTCTGCCCAAGCCTTCGACAGCCGGATGATCTGGGACGTCCAATCCGGCAACCCCGACACGTCCGACAACAGCGCCACGTCGGACCGGACCGCCACATGA
- a CDS encoding intermembrane transport protein PqiB, producing the protein MSDTPPPLQVERQRKSRLSRVSIVWIIPVLAIVIALAVAWQTYSERGPVIEIRFENGAGIAERETELRYRDVAVGIVEEVRFSEDLEAVVAAVRVDKDVASYIDVSASFWIVRPEVTARGITGLDTVLSGVYIEGTWDSKPGTPQTSFDGLPDAPLFRPGGNGLEIVMRTTPDGTMTDDSPITFRGIEVGRVGKASISPEGNYAVAEALIYEQHTGLISSSTRFWETSGFTFSVGPQGAEIDFSSVATLVSGGLTFNTFVSGGEPVDNGTVFEVYGTEEAARNSLFQASDVEALETRVVFDENVSGLAVDAPVEINGLKIGEVQSVRGVIDEEEFGDSRVRLSVVLAIQPARLGLQDEVTPQTAREFLADRVAGGLRARLTNASILTGGLKIDLVQVDDAEPQTLETPEDALPIIPTTESDIVDAAATVEGVVTRINNLPIEELLGSAIDFLDSAQALVANEDLQETPGEVRAILSEIRTIVASEDVQNIPVALNASVTRLESLLAEIEETELTSRLVSAVDAAADAAAGVSTSVEGIPALVEQIEAVAAKAEALPVEELANQLTELAAAAEDILDTEAARQLPADLSAALNEINATLTELREGGAVTNLNATLGSARRAADAVATSTEDLPALVERLGNVLNQASTTIAGYNKGDTLSREAQSALRDISQAADALTSLARMLERNPSALIRGR; encoded by the coding sequence ATGAGCGACACACCTCCTCCCTTGCAGGTCGAACGCCAGCGCAAGTCGCGCCTCAGCCGTGTCTCAATCGTCTGGATCATCCCGGTACTCGCCATCGTGATTGCCCTTGCCGTTGCCTGGCAGACCTACAGCGAGCGGGGCCCCGTGATCGAAATCAGGTTCGAGAACGGTGCCGGTATCGCCGAACGCGAAACCGAGCTGCGCTATCGTGACGTGGCGGTCGGCATCGTCGAGGAAGTGCGCTTTTCCGAAGATCTCGAGGCCGTGGTCGCCGCCGTGCGCGTCGACAAGGACGTGGCCTCCTATATCGACGTCTCCGCCAGCTTCTGGATCGTCCGCCCCGAGGTCACGGCCCGCGGCATCACCGGCCTCGATACCGTCCTGTCGGGCGTCTATATCGAGGGCACCTGGGACAGCAAGCCGGGCACGCCGCAGACCAGCTTCGACGGGCTGCCCGATGCGCCGCTTTTTCGCCCCGGCGGCAACGGTCTGGAAATCGTCATGCGCACCACCCCCGACGGCACCATGACCGACGACAGCCCGATCACCTTTCGCGGCATCGAAGTGGGCCGCGTCGGCAAGGCCAGCATCTCGCCCGAGGGCAACTACGCCGTGGCCGAGGCGCTGATCTACGAGCAACACACCGGCCTCATCTCCTCCAGCACCCGGTTCTGGGAAACCTCCGGCTTCACCTTCTCCGTCGGACCGCAGGGCGCCGAAATCGACTTTTCCTCGGTCGCCACGCTGGTCAGCGGCGGGTTGACCTTCAACACCTTCGTCTCGGGCGGCGAGCCGGTGGACAACGGCACCGTGTTCGAGGTCTACGGCACCGAGGAAGCGGCCCGCAACAGCCTCTTCCAGGCTTCCGACGTCGAGGCGCTGGAAACCCGCGTCGTTTTCGACGAGAACGTCTCGGGCCTTGCCGTCGACGCTCCGGTGGAAATCAACGGCCTCAAGATCGGCGAGGTCCAAAGCGTCCGCGGCGTGATCGACGAGGAAGAGTTCGGCGATAGCCGCGTGCGCCTCAGCGTCGTGCTGGCGATCCAGCCGGCCCGCCTCGGCCTGCAGGATGAGGTCACGCCGCAGACCGCCCGCGAATTCCTCGCGGACCGTGTCGCAGGCGGGCTGCGCGCCCGGCTGACCAATGCCAGCATCCTGACCGGCGGGCTCAAAATCGACTTGGTGCAGGTCGACGACGCCGAACCACAGACGCTGGAAACCCCCGAGGATGCCCTGCCCATCATCCCCACCACCGAAAGCGATATCGTCGATGCCGCCGCCACGGTCGAGGGCGTGGTCACCCGCATCAACAACCTGCCGATCGAGGAATTGCTGGGCAGCGCCATCGACTTCCTCGACAGCGCCCAGGCGCTGGTAGCCAACGAAGATCTTCAGGAAACCCCCGGCGAGGTCCGCGCCATCCTGTCCGAGATCCGCACGATCGTCGCGTCGGAGGATGTCCAGAACATTCCGGTGGCGCTCAACGCGTCCGTCACCCGCCTCGAGTCCCTTCTCGCCGAGATCGAGGAAACCGAGCTCACCTCGCGCCTCGTGAGTGCCGTCGACGCCGCCGCCGACGCCGCGGCGGGCGTCAGCACCTCGGTCGAGGGCATCCCGGCCCTCGTCGAACAGATCGAGGCCGTCGCCGCCAAGGCCGAGGCCCTGCCGGTCGAGGAACTGGCCAACCAGCTGACCGAGCTGGCCGCCGCCGCCGAGGACATCCTCGACACCGAGGCCGCCCGCCAACTGCCCGCCGACCTGAGCGCGGCCCTCAACGAGATCAACGCCACCCTGACCGAGCTTCGCGAAGGCGGCGCGGTCACCAATCTCAACGCCACGCTCGGCTCCGCCCGCCGGGCCGCCGACGCCGTCGCCACCTCGACCGAGGACCTGCCGGCGCTGGTCGAACGGCTCGGCAACGTGCTCAACCAGGCCAGCACCACCATCGCCGGCTACAACAAGGGCGACACGCTCAGCCGCGAGGCGCAAAGCGCGCTGCGCGACATATCTCAGGCTGCGGACGCTCTGACGTCGCTGGCCCGCATGCTGGAACGCAATCCCAGCGCGCTAATCCGAGGAAGATGA
- a CDS encoding membrane integrity-associated transporter subunit PqiC, whose amino-acid sequence MKLRTPAIVAATLLTAACGGPSADLYPVAPPQVSDSIRISFRTVEVREVSLPAYAAADEIAVEDEDGKLVTDANIRWADSPERSVALEIARNLARLSGARVASEPWPFEELPDARLEVRFESLVAGADGNFRGSGQYFVGVPDGRRERSGLFQLAVPYDPEGGMPALARARGQLVLDLSRIIAREGLR is encoded by the coding sequence ATGAAGCTCCGCACACCCGCCATCGTCGCCGCGACTCTGCTGACCGCCGCCTGTGGCGGCCCCTCGGCCGATCTCTACCCGGTCGCGCCGCCGCAGGTGTCGGACTCCATCCGCATCTCCTTCCGCACCGTCGAGGTGCGCGAGGTGTCGCTGCCCGCCTATGCCGCTGCCGACGAGATCGCGGTCGAGGACGAGGACGGCAAGCTTGTGACCGACGCCAATATCCGCTGGGCCGATTCGCCCGAGCGCTCCGTCGCGCTCGAAATCGCCCGCAACCTCGCCCGCCTCTCCGGCGCGCGCGTCGCGTCCGAGCCATGGCCGTTCGAGGAATTGCCCGACGCCCGCCTGGAAGTCCGCTTTGAAAGCCTCGTCGCCGGGGCCGACGGCAATTTCCGTGGTTCGGGACAATATTTCGTCGGCGTTCCGGACGGGCGCCGCGAACGCTCCGGCCTCTTCCAGCTTGCCGTGCCCTACGACCCCGAAGGCGGCATGCCCGCCCTCGCCCGCGCCCGCGGCCAGCTAGTGCTCGACCTGTCGCGCATCATTGCCCGCGAGGGGTTGCGCTGA
- the lipB gene encoding lipoyl(octanoyl) transferase LipB codes for MKAKNHGFDKIRATCQSTPMVDWITSPGLVDYETACTEMEARAEAIARGAADEAIWLLEHPPMYTAGTSAKPADLTDPDRFPVYATKRGGQYTYHGPGQRVVYVMLNVGQRGRDVRAFVQQLETWVIATLDQFNVTGEIREGRVGVWVARDDKPLTPSGQKPEDKIAAIGIRLRKWVSFHGISINVEPDLSHFTGIVPCGITDHGVTSLVDLGLPVTMGDVDVALQKTFPQVFV; via the coding sequence GTGAAGGCCAAAAACCACGGCTTTGACAAAATCCGCGCCACCTGCCAAAGCACGCCGATGGTAGACTGGATCACCTCCCCCGGCCTCGTCGACTACGAGACCGCCTGCACCGAGATGGAGGCGCGCGCCGAAGCCATCGCGCGCGGCGCGGCCGACGAGGCGATCTGGCTCTTGGAGCATCCGCCGATGTACACCGCCGGCACCTCCGCCAAGCCTGCCGACCTTACCGACCCCGACCGCTTTCCGGTCTACGCCACGAAACGGGGCGGGCAGTACACCTATCACGGTCCCGGCCAGCGCGTCGTCTACGTCATGCTGAATGTGGGCCAGCGCGGCCGCGACGTGCGCGCCTTCGTCCAGCAGCTGGAAACATGGGTCATCGCCACGCTCGACCAGTTTAACGTCACGGGCGAAATCCGCGAGGGCCGGGTCGGCGTCTGGGTGGCGCGCGACGACAAGCCCCTCACGCCGTCCGGGCAAAAGCCCGAAGACAAGATCGCCGCCATCGGCATCCGCCTGCGCAAATGGGTCAGCTTTCACGGCATCTCGATCAACGTCGAGCCCGACCTCAGCCATTTCACAGGCATCGTCCCCTGTGGCATCACGGACCACGGCGTCACCTCGCTCGTCGATCTCGGACTGCCCGTCACCATGGGCGACGTAGACGTGGCCCTGCAAAAGACGTTCCCACAAGTGTTCGTCTGA
- a CDS encoding organic hydroperoxide resistance protein — protein sequence MSTDIKYWTEAHATGGGREGVARLKDGMLTFTMDTPEALGGAGKGHNPEELFATGYAACYLGAMRFAAQSEKLGEVPHDASVDAKVGIGPRDDGGFGLKVELTVKMPGVDEDTAKKIMERGHFICPYSNATQGNIEVKTELA from the coding sequence ATGTCGACCGATATCAAGTACTGGACCGAAGCCCATGCCACCGGCGGTGGCCGCGAAGGGGTGGCGCGTCTGAAAGACGGCATGCTGACCTTCACAATGGACACGCCCGAGGCGCTGGGCGGGGCCGGCAAGGGGCACAACCCCGAAGAGCTGTTCGCGACGGGTTATGCCGCCTGTTACCTGGGCGCGATGCGCTTTGCCGCGCAGAGCGAAAAGCTGGGCGAGGTGCCGCATGACGCGTCGGTCGATGCCAAGGTGGGGATCGGGCCGCGTGATGACGGCGGATTTGGTCTGAAGGTGGAACTGACGGTAAAGATGCCGGGTGTCGATGAGGACACCGCCAAGAAGATCATGGAGCGCGGGCATTTCATTTGCCCGTATTCCAACGCGACGCAGGGCAATATCGAGGTGAAAACCGAACTGGCCTGA
- a CDS encoding MarR family winged helix-turn-helix transcriptional regulator: protein MSTLPPPDMLCFALYSAAHRMQQSYKPLLAPLGLTYPQYLLLSALWSEDARTVGALGRELQLESNTLTPLIKRLETRGLLRRERDTADERQVRVHLTEAGRALQANATHIPECIARETGMDMDDLTRLRNEILTLRDRLDRV from the coding sequence ATGAGCACCCTTCCCCCACCCGACATGCTGTGCTTCGCGCTCTATTCCGCCGCGCACCGGATGCAACAGAGCTACAAGCCGCTCCTTGCTCCGCTCGGCCTGACCTACCCGCAATACCTTCTGCTCAGCGCGCTCTGGTCCGAGGATGCCCGCACCGTAGGCGCCCTGGGCCGCGAGTTGCAGCTTGAATCCAACACGCTCACCCCCCTGATCAAGCGCCTGGAAACCCGCGGCCTTCTGCGCCGCGAACGCGATACGGCCGACGAACGCCAGGTCCGCGTGCATCTCACCGAAGCAGGCCGCGCGCTTCAGGCCAACGCCACTCATATCCCCGAATGCATCGCCCGCGAAACCGGCATGGACATGGATGACCTCACCCGCCTGCGCAACGAGATCCTCACTCTGCGCGACCGGCTCGACCGCGTCTGA
- a CDS encoding ATP-dependent helicase: MSSFDESDAFESLSLSQRAMARPRTAYLDDLNPAQLQAVEALEGPVLMLAGAGTGKTKALMARIAHLLTLGRAEPHQILAVTFTNKAAREMSQRLARTPFEIKAPVRWMGTFHSLSAKLLRRHAELVELKSNFTILDTDDQLRLLKQLVAAANIDDKRWPARMLAGIIDQWKNRAWTPDQVPAAEASAYDGKGVALYQQYQTRLRELNAVDFGDLLLHMVTIFQTHDDVLEQYRRWFRYILVDEYQDTNVAQYLWLRLLAGGHKNICCVGDDDQSIYGWRGAEVGNILRFETDFPGATVVRLEQNYRSTPHILAAAGGVISGNKDRLGKELWTQAEEGEKVRLIGHWDGDEEARWVGEEIEAMQRGTRGMAPMSLDHMAILVRASHQMRAFEDRFLTIGMPYRVIGGPRFYERMEIRDAMAYFRLVVSPADDLAFERVVNTPKRGLGDKAQQKIQVTARANGVSLVEGAAILLEEKGLTGKGASELGKLLDGLRRWGRLVGDKDVSHVELAEMVLDESGYTEMWQMDKTPEAPGRLENLKELVKALEGFENLQGFLEHVSLIMDNESEDAGEKVSIMTLHAAKGLEFPAVFLPGWEDGLFPSQRSMDESGLKGLEEERRLAYVGITRAEEVCTISFAGNRRVYGQWQSQMPSRFIDELPEDHVEVLTPPGLYGGGYGAAGGGLGSIEARVAEANVYNSPGWKRMQARSQQRPMSQPQEARDMVIDAQAVSAHEMGERVFHQKFGYGAIIGIEGDKLEIDFEKAGVKKVVARFVTGTDDIPF; encoded by the coding sequence ATGAGCAGTTTTGACGAATCCGATGCCTTCGAGAGCCTGTCGCTCTCGCAAAGGGCGATGGCGCGGCCTAGAACGGCCTATCTAGACGATCTAAATCCCGCGCAGCTGCAAGCGGTGGAGGCGCTGGAAGGGCCTGTCCTGATGCTGGCGGGCGCGGGCACAGGCAAGACCAAGGCGCTCATGGCGCGAATAGCTCATCTGTTAACGCTCGGAAGAGCGGAGCCACATCAGATTCTGGCTGTGACTTTCACGAATAAAGCAGCTCGTGAAATGAGCCAGCGCCTCGCTCGAACTCCATTTGAGATTAAAGCGCCGGTTAGGTGGATGGGCACTTTCCACTCACTGTCAGCCAAGCTGCTGCGCCGTCACGCGGAGCTGGTGGAGCTGAAGTCGAACTTCACCATTCTGGACACCGATGACCAGTTGCGGCTGTTGAAGCAGTTGGTCGCGGCGGCGAATATCGACGACAAGCGTTGGCCTGCGCGGATGCTGGCGGGGATCATCGACCAGTGGAAGAACCGCGCGTGGACGCCCGATCAGGTGCCTGCTGCCGAGGCGAGCGCCTATGACGGTAAGGGCGTGGCGCTCTATCAGCAGTACCAGACCCGGCTGCGCGAGCTGAACGCGGTAGATTTTGGCGACCTGCTGCTGCACATGGTCACGATTTTCCAGACCCATGACGACGTGCTGGAGCAGTACCGGCGCTGGTTTCGCTATATTCTGGTGGACGAGTACCAGGATACCAACGTGGCGCAGTACCTTTGGCTGCGGCTGTTGGCGGGCGGGCACAAGAACATTTGTTGCGTGGGCGATGACGACCAGTCGATCTATGGCTGGCGGGGCGCCGAGGTGGGCAACATCCTGCGGTTCGAGACGGATTTTCCGGGGGCCACTGTTGTCCGGCTGGAGCAGAATTACCGCTCGACGCCGCATATCCTGGCTGCTGCGGGCGGCGTGATTTCCGGCAACAAGGACCGGCTGGGCAAGGAGTTGTGGACGCAAGCCGAGGAGGGCGAGAAGGTGCGCCTGATCGGTCATTGGGACGGCGACGAGGAAGCACGCTGGGTCGGGGAAGAGATCGAGGCGATGCAGCGGGGCACGCGGGGCATGGCACCGATGAGCCTTGATCACATGGCGATCCTCGTGCGGGCGTCGCATCAAATGCGGGCCTTCGAGGATCGGTTTTTGACGATCGGGATGCCGTATCGGGTCATTGGCGGGCCTCGTTTCTACGAGCGGATGGAGATCCGCGATGCGATGGCCTATTTCCGGCTGGTGGTCAGCCCCGCCGATGATCTGGCCTTCGAGCGGGTGGTGAACACGCCGAAGCGCGGCTTGGGTGACAAGGCGCAGCAGAAGATCCAGGTGACGGCGCGGGCGAACGGCGTGTCGCTGGTGGAAGGCGCGGCGATCCTCTTGGAAGAAAAGGGGCTGACCGGGAAAGGAGCCTCGGAACTGGGCAAGCTGCTGGATGGCCTGCGGCGCTGGGGGCGGCTGGTGGGGGACAAGGACGTGTCACATGTCGAGCTGGCCGAGATGGTGCTCGATGAGTCCGGCTACACCGAGATGTGGCAGATGGACAAGACGCCAGAGGCGCCGGGGCGGCTGGAGAACCTCAAGGAACTGGTGAAAGCCCTGGAAGGCTTCGAAAACCTGCAGGGGTTCCTGGAGCATGTCAGCCTGATCATGGACAACGAGAGCGAGGATGCGGGTGAGAAGGTCAGCATCATGACCTTGCACGCCGCCAAGGGTCTGGAGTTTCCGGCGGTGTTTTTGCCGGGCTGGGAGGATGGCCTCTTCCCCAGCCAGCGCAGCATGGACGAAAGCGGGCTGAAGGGCCTGGAGGAGGAGCGGCGGCTGGCCTATGTGGGGATCACGCGGGCCGAGGAGGTGTGCACGATTTCCTTTGCCGGGAACCGGCGGGTTTACGGGCAATGGCAGAGCCAGATGCCCAGCCGGTTCATCGACGAGCTGCCGGAAGACCATGTCGAGGTGCTGACGCCGCCGGGGTTGTATGGTGGGGGCTATGGGGCTGCGGGCGGTGGACTGGGGTCGATCGAAGCCCGTGTCGCGGAGGCCAATGTCTATAACTCGCCCGGCTGGAAGCGAATGCAGGCGCGCAGCCAGCAGCGGCCCATGAGCCAGCCGCAGGAGGCGCGGGACATGGTGATCGATGCGCAGGCGGTGAGCGCACACGAGATGGGCGAGCGGGTGTTTCACCAGAAATTCGGTTATGGCGCGATCATCGGGATCGAGGGCGACAAGCTGGAGATCGATTTCGAGAAGGCCGGGGTCAAGAAGGTGGTGGCGCGGTTCGTGACCGGCACGGATGATATTCCGTTCTGA